A window from Schistosoma haematobium chromosome 1, whole genome shotgun sequence encodes these proteins:
- the ANAPC10 gene encoding Anaphase-promoting complex subunit 10 (EggNog:ENOG410VA9Y~COG:D~BUSCO:EOG091G0MB2), protein MPFKLKAISNFDVTKDERDGKVRDVCDHAVWSLSSCKPGHGIDQLLSESTDTFWQSDGPQPHCVNIQFPRKMVLSKLCLYTDYKVDESYTPSRLAIRVGNTIHDLIELLEVELQEPTGWSVIPLNWPDGSPLRTFLLQIAISANHQNGRDTHLRAIRLHSPVECRGLDTLAPFVSREGRAFMTIR, encoded by the exons ATGCCTTTTAAGCTGAAAGCCATATCCAATTTCGATGTGACGAAAGATGAACGCGATGGAAAA GTTCGTGATGTATGTGATCATGCTGTTTGGAGTCTTTCTTCATGCAAACCAGGTCATGGTATCGACCAATTGTTGAGTGAATCTACTGATACATTTTGGCAATCAGATGGTCCACAACCACATTGTGTTAATATACAATTTCCCCGAAAAATGGTTCTTTCAAAATTATGTTTATACACTGATTACAAAGTTGATGAAAGTTATACACCTAGTAG GTTGGCCATACGAGTTGGGAATACTATACACGATCTTATCGAACTTCTAGAGGTGGAACTACAGGAACCTACTGGGTGGTCAGTGATTCCACTAAACTGGCCTGATGGATCTCCGTTACGAACCTTTCTTTTACAGATTGCCATTTCAGCTAACCATCAAAATGGTCGTGACACACATCTGCGTGCCATCCGACTTCATAGTCCTGTGGAATGTCGTGGCTTAGACACCTTAGCGCCTTTTGTCAGTCGCGAAGGTCGTGCTTTCATGACTATTCGTTAG